A window from Pichia kudriavzevii chromosome 5, complete sequence encodes these proteins:
- a CDS encoding uncharacterized protein (PKUD0E05010; similar to Saccharomyces cerevisiae YOR313C (SPS4); ancestral locus Anc_8.790) translates to MYTYTNNGKVCVAETEFPKTMSGLSEKVASNGEFANIVTLSKRLSNEMHVAEAVSIGRNGNLGTSPVSKGKDSGSPCKETEQSASVPQLHETNEDTEIKTCRRLQTYPIVVSWVRINHWIPAFHIVRPRLLRMAYSDLLLPVTIATDTFLNQLLIQLEEMVPSIKTLRMRDIRNKITDNPIKKLLQETSTILAKASIVSGKVSILSSGNGIGKLRRFRRKNIAFTKRSLQSQPPSQLQLKKSENYSRLPLDIDEALIVKDTRLSSRSVQSGEATNEVSHSSQRLDTAISEPRPVLDGMLSQISKTHSTAVKYMTSTYYISKKNRGHGKVVVVIATLETIRRLMSDGRKLATSSTITGFLCKEPIPREHGSNKEETRRQLKFDKEGRN, encoded by the coding sequence ATGTATACATACACCAACAATGGAAAGGTTTGCGTTGCTGAAACTGAATTTCCCAAAACCATGTCCGGTCTCTCTGAGAAGGTTGCTTCCAACGGGGAATTTGCCAACATTGTGACTTTATCCAAAAGGTTGAGCAACGAGATGCATGTTGCTGAAGCCGTCTCCATTGGGAGAAACGGAAACTTAGGGACAAGTCCAGTGTCCAAGGGGAAGGACAGTGGAAGTCCATGCAAAGAGACCGAACAGAGTGCAAGTGTTCCACAACTGCATGAGACTAACGAAGATACTGAGATAAAGACCTGCCGTCGTTTGCAAACGTATCCGattgttgtttcttggGTGAGAATCAACCATTGGATCCCTGCCTTCCATATTGTTCGTCCACGGTTGTTAAGAATGGCATATTCGGACCTCCTTTTGCCGGTAACCATAGCCACTGACACGTTTCTCAACCAGTTGCTCATCCAACTAGAGGAAATGGTTCCGTCTATTAAGACTCTAAGAATGAGGGACATTCGCAATAAAATTACAGACAACCCAATAAAGAAACTACTACAGgaaacatcaacaattcttGCTAAGGCAAGCATTGTATCAGGAAAAGTGTCTATCCTGTCATCAGGGAATGGCATTGGCAAGCTGAGAAGGTTTAGAAGAAAGAATATTGCTTTCACTAAGAGAAGTCTGCAGTCACAACCTCCATCACAACTACAACTAAAGAAATCAGAGAACTATAGTAGACTACCTCTTGATATAGATGAAGCTCTAATAGTAAAAGACACTAGGCTTTCCTCTAGGAGCGTTCAGTCGGGTGAAGCTACTAATGAGGTATCTCACTCGAGCCAACGGCTTGATACGGCTATTTCAGAACCTCGACCTGTTTTAGACGGAATGCTATCCCAAATATCTAAAACACACAGTACCGCAGTAAAATATATGACTAGCACATATTAtatttccaagaaaaatcGTGGCCACGGtaaagttgttgttgttattgctaCCTTAGAAACAATTCGAAGACTAATGAGTGATGGCAGAAAATTAGCAACTTCTTCTACAATTACTGGTTTCCTTTGTAAGGAGCCGATTCCACGTGAACACGgttcaaataaagaagaaaccaGGAGACAGCTGAAGTTTGACAAGGAAGGTAGGAATTAG
- a CDS encoding uncharacterized protein (PKUD0E05020; similar to Saccharomyces cerevisiae YOR292C; ancestral locus Anc_8.759), which yields MAIKLFGHDNIIAGTADSVSLVGDTVRDARLSDSFNAMRLEVVRAIHRIGKVVGNDARILNVPLINYGVLSIFGCLLIKLTSKYNHLYTRSSLLATIATNVVLYGISDTCAQSITQFLQGRNGRRTRNDSRNIITLHNNIDGYRDNDEYDESNIFVDYGDSYESEYENENPTDLETGGQLEPPIMDTITRTGFEFKRFFGFVTWGFIMAFVQVVWYMFLNAMFNDMPTIVSVLERDLTDQLLFSPISLACFFAYTTIVIEGGDMDAYKEKMLKLYVTTYVISFSVWFPVQFINFSIMPKHFQVPFSSSVGVIWNCFLSFRNAAAKTDN from the coding sequence ATGGCGATTAAACTATTTGGACATGATAATATCATTGCAGGCACAGCTGATTCTGTGTCCCTTGTTGGCGATACTGTCCGAGATGCACGCCTTTCAGACTCATTCAATGCAATGAGGTTAGAGGTAGTTAGAGCCATCCACAGGATTGGAAAGGTAGTTGGCAATGATGCTAGAATCCTGAACGTTCCCTTGATAAATTATGGGGTGCTGTCTATTTTTGGTTGTCTGCTTATCAAACTCACATCAAAGTATAATCATTTATACACCAGATCTTCACTTTTGGCTACAATTGCAACCAATGTGGTTCTATATGGAATTTCAGATACATGTGCGCAGAGTATCACGCAGTTTTTACAGGGAAGGAATGGTCGAAGAACGAGAAATGATTCCAGAAACATAATTACATTGCACAATAACATCGACGGGTACAGAGATAATGACGAATACGATGAGTCCAACATTTTTGTAGACTATGGAGACAGCTACGAGTCTGAatatgaaaatgaaaatccaacGGACTTGGAAACAGGTGGCCAGCTGGAACCTCCTATTATGGATACAATAACTAGAACGGGTTTTGAATTCAAGAGATTTTTTGGCTTTGTAACCTGGGGGTTCATTATGGCATTCGTTCAGGTTGTATGGTACATGTTTCTAAATGCGATGTTCAACGATATGCCCACTATAGTTTCTGTTTTGGAGCGTGACTTAACAGACCAGTTATTGTTCTCACCGATATCCTTGGCTTGTTTTTTTGCGTATACCACAATAGTAATCGAAGGTGGCGACATGGATGCatataaagagaaaatgttgaaattgtatGTCACCACCTATGTCATAAGTTTTAGTGTTTGGTTTCCTGTTCAATTTAtaaatttctcaataatGCCTAAACACTTTCAGGTCCCCTTCAGTTCTAGTGTTGGCGTTATTTGGAACTGTTTCCTATCCTTTAGAAATGCAGCAGCCAAGACAGACAACTGA
- a CDS encoding uncharacterized protein (PKUD0E05030; similar to Saccharomyces cerevisiae YGR059W (SPR3); ancestral locus Anc_4.204), giving the protein MSVVVEISSLSLSLFGQSFFRSSKTITIVCAISIPMQQNTIVGKDQINIGKIVRKDLNAHYSLNRSLSGFEFCLEAKVDEFSEGQLNQRSLNVDSEGDNNINTSYEGNILNKEDNITLDAYPVGDDLKEKKNNYNYGTPVTDISPNEIGLACIPVQRSHKVRKNGTNLTIMCVGMSGVGKTSFINTLFNSLRDDRQTLNTEELEAIPSETCYMQHHKMDLVEGEFTMTLNVVDTPGFGSFIENKHCWYAIVRYIDEQYRKLFYQENQPNRSNLVRCEVHACLYFIVPSAKGLSQIDIEAMKSISPRVNLIPIVSKADGFANNEMTIIKQRIREILQEQNIRICGLTDVKSEMTSSIDVMPFSTINSIERHKSGNGKLVHDRKYKWGLSEVENYSHCDFLLLRDFLIKNHMDELISSTENYYEKFRIDFMVYILGKALTMGVYENEEEQLGIKNTSKGTIVPCSRNRWNGGKMNNNHSHSSIEQLIETKTSNQVLSLLNNVPFDEIEEELADCDPVYLEKGKLVKKQLAEAVQIKNQKLKNWKRKLYEKQDQFNEDIRSLLQKLDSLQHSIETLDHIVWSL; this is encoded by the coding sequence ATGTCAGTGGTGGTAGAAATCTCTTCTCTAtctctttctctgtttGGTCAATCTTTTTTCCGGAGTAGTAAAACCATCACTATCGTGTGTGCAATCAGCATTCCAATGCAACAAAATACAATAGTCGGCAAGgatcaaatcaatattgGCAAAATTGTTAGGAAGGACCTAAATGCACACTATTCACTTAATAGAAGCTTGAGTGGTTTTGAATTCTGCCTTGAGGCGAAAGTCGATGAATTTAGTGAAGGGCAATTAAATCAACGTAGTCTTAATGTTGACAGTGAGGGCGATAATAACATCAATACCTCATATGAAGGGAATATTCTCAATAAAGAGGATAATATAACCCTTGATGCTTATCCCGTTGGGGATGActtgaaagagaagaaaaacaactaTAACTACGGAACGCCTGTTACAGATATATCTCCTAACGAGATTGGATTAGCGTGCATTCCTGTTCAAAGAAGCCATAAGGTTCGTAAAAATGGCACCAACTTGACTATTATGTGTGTCGGTATGTCTGGTGTAGGTAAGACTTCCTTCATAAACACTTTATTTAATTCATTACGGGATGATAGGCAGACACTAAACACAGAAGAGCTAGAAGCAATTCCAAGTGAAACTTGTTACATGCAGCACCACAAAATGGATTTGGTTGAAGGCGAATTTACCATGACGCTAAACGTTGTTGATACCCCAGGATTTGGTagttttattgaaaataaacattGTTGGTATGCTATTGTAAGATATATCGATGAGCAATACCGGAAGCTCTTTTATCAGGAAAATCAACCTAACCGATCTAACTTAGTTCGTTGTGAAGTTCATGCTTGTCTTTACTTTATTGTTCCTTCGGCAAAAGGCTTATCGCAGATTGATATCGAGGCTATGAAATCTATATCTCCTAGAGTAAACCTCATCCCTATCGTCAGTAAAGCTGATGGTTTTGCTAACAATGAGATGACTATTATTAAGCAAAGAATTAGAGAAATTCTTCAAGAGCAAAATATTCGAATTTGTGGATTAACTGATGTGAAGAGTGAAATGACAAGTTCAATTGATGTAATGCCATTCTCTACAATCAACTCGATTGAAAGGCACAAGAGTGGAAACGGCAAGCTCGTACATGACAGGAAATACAAATGGGGCCTAagtgaagttgaaaattaCTCTCATTGTGATTTCCTCTTGTTAAGGGATTTTCTTATTAAGAATCATATGGATGAGCtaatatcttcaactgAGAATTACTACGAAAAATTTCGTATAGATTTCATGGTGTACATATTAGGTAAGGCTTTAACAATGGGTGTgtatgaaaatgaagaggAACAATTGGGCATAAAGAATACCAGCAAAGGAACTATTGTTCCATGTTCGAGGAATAGATGGAATGGAGGTAAAATGAATAACAACCATTCACATTCAAGTATTGAACAATTAATCGAGACGAAAACTTCGAATCAGGTTTTAAGTTTATTAAATAACGTCccatttgatgaaattgaggAGGAATTGGCTGATTGTGATCCAGTTTATCTCGAAAAGGGAAAGCTTGTTAAGAAACAGCTTGCCGAGGCTGTACAAATTAAGAATCAAAAGCTTaagaattggaagagaAAATTATATGAAAAGCAAGACCAATTCAACGAAGATATTAGGAGTCTCCTGCAAAAGTTAGATTCGCTTCAACACTCCATTGAGACACTTGACCATATTGTATGGTCTCTGTAA
- a CDS encoding uncharacterized protein (PKUD0E05040; similar to Saccharomyces cerevisiae YMR230W (RPS10B) and YOR293W (RPS10A); ancestral locus Anc_8.760) translates to MIIPKADRRQIFMALFKDGVLTAKKDYEIQHDEIPTKNLYVIKAMQSLTSKGFVKTQFSWQYYYYTLTDEGLEFLREFLGVPEGIVPQTLMEQPIPQREQPRREGGRRFGGNNEYRKRNRD, encoded by the exons ATGATTATTCCTAAGGCTGACAGAAGACAAATTTTCATGGCATTATTCAAGG ATGGTGTCTTAACTGCAAAGAAAGACTACGAGATCCAACATGATGAAATCCCAACCAAGAATTTATATGTCATCAAGGCTATGCAATCCTTAACTTCTAAGGGTTTCGTTAAGACTCAATTCTCATGGCAATACTACTACTACACCTTAACCGATGAAGGTCTTGAATTCTTGAGAGAATTCTTAGGTGTCCCAGAAGGTATTGTTCCACAAACTTTAATGGAACAACCAATTCCACAAAGAGAACAACCAAGAAGAGAAGGTGGTAGAAGATTCGGTGGTAACAACGAATACagaaagagaaacagaGACTAA